A window from Populus trichocarpa isolate Nisqually-1 chromosome 3, P.trichocarpa_v4.1, whole genome shotgun sequence encodes these proteins:
- the LOC7465369 gene encoding vacuolar-sorting receptor 6: protein MAMITCMTASLKKLVSLFLVITFIGKSCVFGHFVVEKSNIRVLSPLSLMSKHDSAIGNFGIPDYGGYLVGSVVYPDKGAYGCQAFDGGKPFKSKGSRPTVLLLDRGECYFALKAWNAQQAGAAAVLVADNIDETLITMDSPEVSNDADGYVEKIGIPSAFIEKSFGESLKEALKNKEDVVIKLDWRESVPHPDQRVEYELWTNSNDECGARCEEQMDFVKNFKGHAQILERGGYTLFTPHYITWYCPQAFILSSQCKSQCINHGRYCAPDPEQDFGVGYQGKDVVFENLRQLCVHRVANESGRSWVWWDYVTDFHFRCSMKNKRYSKECAEDVLKSLDLPVEKIEKCMGDPEADVENEVLSIEQELQVGRGSRGDVSILPTLVINNVQYRGKLERTAVLKAICSGFKETTDPPVCLSSELETNECLERNGGCWQDRESNTTACKDTFRGRVCECPVVNGVQFAGDGYVSCTAIGPGRCAINNGGCWSETRHGLSFSACSNSLLSGCQCPQGFRGDGHTCEDIDECTAHTACQCDGCSCKNKWGEYECKCKGNLIYIKEQDACIERSGSKFGWFLTLVILAVVTGAGIAGYIFYKYRLRSYMDSEIMAIMSQYMPLDNNQNNEASTEAQPLRHGAMV, encoded by the exons ATGGCGATGATCACTTGCATGACTGCTTCTCTGAAGAAACTCGTGTCTTTGTTTCTTGTAATAACATTTATAGGGAAGAGTTGTGtgtttggtcattttgtggTAGAGAAGAGTAACATAAGAGTGCTTTCTCCTCTGAGTTTGATGTCAAAACATGACAGTGCAATAGGTAACTTTGGTATACCAGATTATGGTGGCTACTTGGTTGGTTCTGTTGTGTATCCAGATAAAGGAGCTTATGGTTGTCAGGCTTTTGATGGTGGTAAACCCTTCAAGTCTAAAGGCTCTCGCCCAACTGTTCTACTTCTTGACCGTGGag AGTGCTACTTTGCCTTGAAAGCATGGAATGCTCAACAAGCTGGAGCTGCAGCAGTGCTAGTGGCCGATAACATAGACGAGACTCTAATAACCATGGATTCTCCAGAGGTGAGCAATGACGCTGACGGGTATGTAGAGAAGATTGGAATCCCATCAGCTTTCATAGAGAAGTCATTTGGAGAGAGCTTAAAGGAAGCCTTGAAGAATAAAGAAGACGTGGTCATAAAATTGGACTGGAGAGAGTCAGTGCCCCATCCTGATCAGAGAGTTGAGTATGAGCTTTGGACGAACAGCAATGACGAATGTGGTGCTCGATGTGAAGAGCAGATGGATTTTGTGAAGAATTTCAAAGGTCATGCTCAGATCCTCGAAAGAGGGGGATACACTCTATTCACTCCACACTATATTACTTGGTATTGTCCTCAGGCTTTCATTCTTAGCAGTCAATGCAAATCTCAATGCATAAACCATGGAAGATACTGTGCTCCTGATCCAGAACAGGATTTTGGGGTGGGATATCAGGGGAAGGACGTGGTATTTGAGAACTTGAGGCAGCTTTGTGTCCATAGAGTTGCTAATGAGAGTGGAAGGTCTTGGGTTTGGTGGGATTATGTGACAGATTTCCATTTCAGGTGTTCTATGAAGAACAAGAGATATAGCAAAGAATGTGCTGAAGACGTTTTGAAATCACTTG ATTTGCCTGTTGAGAAGATCGAAAAATGCATGGGTGATCCTGAGGCTGATGTGGAGAATGAAGTGCTCAGTATTGAGCAGGAACTGCAG GTAGGACGAGGATCTCGTGGTGACGTTTCCATCTTGCCAACATTGGTGATTAATAATGTTCAATACCGAG GAAAATTGGAGAGGACCGCGGTGCTGAAGGCCATATGTTCTGGATTTAAGGAGACCACTGATCCTCCAGTTTGTTTAAGTTCTG AACTTGAGACTAATGAGTGTCTCGAAAGGAATGGAGGCTGTTGGCAGGACAGAGAATCTAACACGACCGCTTGCAAG GACACATTTAGGGGAAGGGTGTGTGAATGTCCAGTTGTGAATGGTGTTCAGTTTGCAGGAGATGGTTATGTGTCTTGTACAG CTATTGGACCTGGAAGGTGTGCAATAAACAACGGAGGATGCTGGTCAGAAACAAGACATGGATTAAGTTTCTCAGCTTGCTCA AACTCCCTGCTATCTGGTTGCCAATGCCCACAAGGGTTTCGGGGGGATGGTCACACATGCGAAG ATATTGATGAATGTACCGCGCACACTGCTTGTCAATGTGATGGTTGCTCCTGTAAGAATAAGTGGGGTGAATATGAGTGCAAATGTAAGGGGAACCTCATTTATATAAAGGAGCAAGATGCTTGTATTG AAAGAAGCGGATCCAAATTTGGATGGTTCCTCACCCTTGTGATCCTTGCTGTTGTGACTGGAGCTGGCATTGCTGGTTATATATTCTACAAATACAGGCTTCGG TCTTACATGGACTCAGAGATCATGGCTATCATGTCGCAATACATGCCACTTGACAACAACCAGAACAATGAAGCTTCAACCGAAGCCCAGCCACTACGGCATGGCGCAATGGTGTAA
- the LOC7465366 gene encoding protein PLASTID TRANSCRIPTIONALLY ACTIVE 14 isoform X1, producing MASTAPLHHHLTHCFSISQCKDKEVLLQHGWTARPPPRYSFFRNRENSINLTTSVSRPIKAFSVDIPSYPLLQPPKVEEESDSELEPADPDFYRIGYARSMRAYGIEFKEGPDGFGVYAAKDVEPLRRARVVMEIPIELMLNISKKLPWMFFPDIIPLGHPIFDIINSTDPETDWDLRLACLLLFAFDCEDNFWQLYSDFLPSADECPSLLLATEEDLLELQDENLASTMRKQQLRALEFWEKNWHSGAPLKIKRLARDPEKFIWAVSMAQSRCINMQIRVGALTQDTNMLIPYADMLNHSFEPNCFFHWRFKDRMLEVMINAGQQIRKGEEMTVNYMSGQKNDMFMQRYGFSSPVNPWDVIRFSGNARIHLDSFLSVFNISGLPEEYCHNTGLLSKEGDAFVDGAVIAAARTLPTWSDGDLPPVPSIERKAVKELQEECQKMLAKFPTTSKKDLKILDSMPEATRTLEAAIKYRLHRKLLIEKVVQALEMYQERILF from the exons ATGGCCTCTACTGCTCCTTTACATCACCACCTCACTCACTGCTTCTCCATCTCCCAG TGTAAAGATAAGGAGGTTTTATTACAGCATGGATGGACAGCAAGACCACCACCCAGATATTCATTCTTCAGAAACAGGGAAAACAGCATTAATCTTACCACTAGTGTCAGCAGACCCATTAAAGCTTTTTCAGTTGATATACCTTCGTATCCTCTCCTTCAACCTCCTAAAGTCGAAGAAGAGTCTGACTCTGAG TTGGAACCAGCAGACCCTGATTTTTATAGGATAGGGTATGCTCGAAGTATGCGTGCTTATGGAATTGAATTTAAGGAAGGGCCAGATGGATTTGGAGTTTATGCTGCCAAAGATGTTGAACCACTTCGCCGTGCAAGG GTGGTTATGGAAATCCCAATAGAGTTGATGTTGAATATAAGTAAGAAGCTCCCATGGATGTTTTTTCCAGATATAATACCATTGGGTCATccaatatttgatattattaactCAACAGATCCAGAG ACAGATTGGGACCTGCGGTTAGCATGTCTTCTTTTATTTGCATTTGATTGCGAGGATAACTTTTGGCAGCTATACAGTGACTTTTTACCTAGTGCGGATGAGTGCCCCAGCTTGCTTCTAGCAACAGAG GAGGACCTTTTGGAGCTCCAGGATGAGAATCTTGCATCAACTATGAGAAAACAGCAACTCCGAGCCTTGGAGTTTTGGGAAAAGAATTGG CACTCTGGTGCTCCACTCAAAATAAAGCGCCTTGCTCGTGATCCTGAGAAATTTATTTGGGCAGTTAGTATGGCACAATCACGGTGCATTAACATGCAAATAAGGGTCGGTGCTTTAACTCAAGATACGAATATGCTGATTCCTTATGCTG ACATGCTAAACCATTCCTTTGAGCCAAACTGTTTTTTCCATTGGCGATTCAAGGATCGCATGCTTGAGGTTATGATAAATGCCGGGCAACAGATAAGGAAAGGAGAAGAG ATGACTGTCAATTACATGAGCGGACAGAAGAATGACATGTTCATGCAACGATATGGTTTTTCATCACCAGTG aatccttggGATGTAATCCGATTTTCTGGCAATGCACGCATACATTTGGATTCTTTCCTGTCAGTCTTCAATATATCTGGCCTGCCTGAAGAATATTGTCATAACA CAGGTCTGCTATCCAAAGAGGGAGATGCTTTTGTTGATGGAGCTGTTATAGCAGCAGCAAGAACGCTGCCCACTTGGTCAGATGGAGATCTGCCTCCTGTCCCAAGCATAGAAAGGAAAGCTGTGAAGGAGTTGCAAGAAGAATGCCAGAAGATGCTAGCAAAATTTCCTACAACTTCTAAGAAAGACCtgaaaatactag
- the LOC7465366 gene encoding protein PLASTID TRANSCRIPTIONALLY ACTIVE 14 isoform X2 has translation MASTAPLHHHLTHCFSISQCKDKEVLLQHGWTARPPPRYSFFRNRENSINLTTSVSRPIKAFSVDIPSYPLLQPPKVEEESDSELEPADPDFYRIGYARSMRAYGIEFKEGPDGFGVYAAKDVEPLRRARVVMEIPIELMLNISKKLPWMFFPDIIPLGHPIFDIINSTDPETDWDLRLACLLLFAFDCEDNFWQLYSDFLPSADECPSLLLATEEDLLELQDENLASTMRKQQLRALEFWEKNWHSGAPLKIKRLARDPEKFIWAVSMAQSRCINMQIRVGALTQDTNMLIPYADMLNHSFEPNCFFHWRFKDRMLEVMINAGQQIRKGEEMTVNYMSGQKNDMFMQRYGFSSPVNPWDVIRFSGNARIHLDSFLSVFNISGLPEEYCHNSLLSKEGDAFVDGAVIAAARTLPTWSDGDLPPVPSIERKAVKELQEECQKMLAKFPTTSKKDLKILDSMPEATRTLEAAIKYRLHRKLLIEKVVQALEMYQERILF, from the exons ATGGCCTCTACTGCTCCTTTACATCACCACCTCACTCACTGCTTCTCCATCTCCCAG TGTAAAGATAAGGAGGTTTTATTACAGCATGGATGGACAGCAAGACCACCACCCAGATATTCATTCTTCAGAAACAGGGAAAACAGCATTAATCTTACCACTAGTGTCAGCAGACCCATTAAAGCTTTTTCAGTTGATATACCTTCGTATCCTCTCCTTCAACCTCCTAAAGTCGAAGAAGAGTCTGACTCTGAG TTGGAACCAGCAGACCCTGATTTTTATAGGATAGGGTATGCTCGAAGTATGCGTGCTTATGGAATTGAATTTAAGGAAGGGCCAGATGGATTTGGAGTTTATGCTGCCAAAGATGTTGAACCACTTCGCCGTGCAAGG GTGGTTATGGAAATCCCAATAGAGTTGATGTTGAATATAAGTAAGAAGCTCCCATGGATGTTTTTTCCAGATATAATACCATTGGGTCATccaatatttgatattattaactCAACAGATCCAGAG ACAGATTGGGACCTGCGGTTAGCATGTCTTCTTTTATTTGCATTTGATTGCGAGGATAACTTTTGGCAGCTATACAGTGACTTTTTACCTAGTGCGGATGAGTGCCCCAGCTTGCTTCTAGCAACAGAG GAGGACCTTTTGGAGCTCCAGGATGAGAATCTTGCATCAACTATGAGAAAACAGCAACTCCGAGCCTTGGAGTTTTGGGAAAAGAATTGG CACTCTGGTGCTCCACTCAAAATAAAGCGCCTTGCTCGTGATCCTGAGAAATTTATTTGGGCAGTTAGTATGGCACAATCACGGTGCATTAACATGCAAATAAGGGTCGGTGCTTTAACTCAAGATACGAATATGCTGATTCCTTATGCTG ACATGCTAAACCATTCCTTTGAGCCAAACTGTTTTTTCCATTGGCGATTCAAGGATCGCATGCTTGAGGTTATGATAAATGCCGGGCAACAGATAAGGAAAGGAGAAGAG ATGACTGTCAATTACATGAGCGGACAGAAGAATGACATGTTCATGCAACGATATGGTTTTTCATCACCAGTG aatccttggGATGTAATCCGATTTTCTGGCAATGCACGCATACATTTGGATTCTTTCCTGTCAGTCTTCAATATATCTGGCCTGCCTGAAGAATATTGTCATAACA GTCTGCTATCCAAAGAGGGAGATGCTTTTGTTGATGGAGCTGTTATAGCAGCAGCAAGAACGCTGCCCACTTGGTCAGATGGAGATCTGCCTCCTGTCCCAAGCATAGAAAGGAAAGCTGTGAAGGAGTTGCAAGAAGAATGCCAGAAGATGCTAGCAAAATTTCCTACAACTTCTAAGAAAGACCtgaaaatactag